A section of the Desulfatiglans anilini DSM 4660 genome encodes:
- a CDS encoding MlaA family lipoprotein — translation MLLGFLLFPPAAALSDQTAQFPAGDGSTEAAVVEANEEPSFDGNDLPPWEKEEGEALQPEPIPDPLEPFNRAMFHVNDKLYFWVFKPLATAYDYALPEELRSSFDNFFRNLEMPIRAVNCLLQGRFKDFGNEIARFVINSTIGVVGFGDAAKIVFDLEPGDEDFGQTLGRAGMKPLLFINWPIFGPSSVRDTIGRVGDGFLNPANYILSDWPERAGVSVYDRVNETSLSLGEYESFKRSALDPYVAMRDAYNQYREQKVRE, via the coding sequence TTGCTGCTGGGATTTCTGCTCTTTCCGCCGGCCGCAGCGCTCTCCGACCAGACCGCTCAGTTTCCGGCCGGTGACGGATCCACTGAGGCGGCGGTCGTCGAAGCGAATGAGGAGCCGTCCTTCGACGGAAACGATCTGCCCCCCTGGGAGAAAGAGGAGGGCGAGGCGCTTCAGCCCGAACCCATACCGGACCCGCTGGAGCCCTTCAACCGTGCCATGTTCCATGTCAATGACAAGCTCTACTTCTGGGTCTTCAAGCCGCTGGCGACCGCCTATGATTATGCATTGCCGGAGGAGTTGCGTTCGAGCTTCGATAATTTCTTCAGGAATCTCGAGATGCCGATCCGGGCAGTGAACTGTCTCCTCCAGGGCAGGTTCAAGGATTTTGGCAACGAAATCGCACGATTCGTTATAAACAGCACGATCGGCGTAGTCGGGTTCGGGGATGCGGCAAAGATCGTGTTCGACCTCGAACCCGGGGATGAGGACTTCGGGCAGACGCTCGGGCGGGCCGGCATGAAACCGCTGCTGTTCATCAACTGGCCGATTTTCGGGCCTTCGAGCGTCAGGGACACCATAGGGAGGGTCGGTGACGGGTTCCTGAACCCCGCCAATTACATCCTTTCGGACTGGCCTGAAAGGGCGGGGGTTTCCGTGTATGATCGGGTGAATGAGACGTCGCTTTCTCTGGGCGAGTATGAGAGTTTCAAACGGAGCGCCCTTGACCCCTACGTGGCGATGCGGGATGCCTACAACCAATACCGCGAGCAGAAGGTCCGCGAATAA